A stretch of the Hyalangium minutum genome encodes the following:
- a CDS encoding choice-of-anchor D domain-containing protein, protein MWGRRWVVLTAWACVAAMVGGCDRPSSNGRGARAAFAARPELLDFGPAAVGSTKTVKLKLANGGRAPVRIEGALSSVPNVEVPPFEPFSLSAGGETEIEVHFTPEVEGSVKGVVEIFTDADASEKTSQVAFTGLGVNALVEVKTPSLDYGNVTLETVAIRDLVLRNPTSVDSSMRLELRGPDADQFSSTMTGKDVVLKAGQDWTLPVGFKPNRLGTASAEARVKVCDTCEPVVVPLTGMGVAAELEISPVRLDFGRVAVNATAEQSIIVRNQGSAPMSYTGANIVSNAGGVFRVVSTPLPQGNTLKPGDAAEIRVAFTPAAVGTAPEGKVEIQVRASNSSAPVPKVALAGEGGSSCIGVQPSLVDFGEVAEGMAATRQVQVYNRCRTQVLVSDLQIATQRGGYFSLAQAPASLPIDPGKSAPVGVTFTPRAGAGDGVAQLFVTVRQGASTSTEGVALKGSGKLFPPCQYTMTPQVLNFGRVPVGSEVALGVSLRNTGTTPCFLASMQLAGGSDAVFSTGRVENTVVLPGMKASLLVHFKPDAAATFGGLAEAWVNHPSAGHPTVTVQGEGSTGCFAVQPTHVEFGLAKLTCEPRAKELVAYNRCAGPVTVQSMVLERDTEEISLSESPHFPLTLEANQSFRIHAKYEPTDEGEDLAALRFDLGQGSVYTASLVGRGASNANQVDSFIQESAAKVDVLFVVDNSGSMMEEQQSLGANFAAFMSAATASGVDYHIGVTTTGLDSSSGGWSSCPGGAEGGESGRLFPVNGSSPRIITPLTPNAAGVFATNTHVGVCHWNEQGLEAAYRALSDPLLHSLDDPRTPQTSDGNGGFIRDEARLAIIFVTDEEDFSSQPVPFYETYFKALKSNDPGKLSVSAIAGPVDLSSCSTASSSGTRYIQLANATGGVVESICTPNWAESLKKLSDTAFGPKRSFPLSDVPADTSQIVVSVNGVQITSGWVYDGASNSIVFDQGAAPPPGAYIEVTYPLGC, encoded by the coding sequence ATGTGGGGACGTCGGTGGGTGGTCCTAACGGCGTGGGCATGCGTGGCGGCGATGGTGGGGGGCTGTGATCGGCCCAGCTCGAACGGGCGAGGCGCGCGGGCGGCGTTCGCGGCGCGCCCCGAGCTGCTCGACTTCGGCCCTGCGGCCGTGGGCTCGACGAAGACGGTGAAGCTGAAGCTGGCCAATGGCGGCCGCGCCCCGGTGCGCATCGAAGGCGCGCTCTCCAGCGTGCCCAACGTAGAGGTTCCGCCGTTCGAGCCCTTCTCGCTGAGCGCGGGTGGGGAGACGGAGATCGAGGTCCACTTCACGCCGGAGGTGGAGGGCTCGGTCAAGGGCGTGGTGGAGATCTTCACGGACGCGGATGCCTCTGAGAAGACGTCACAGGTGGCCTTCACGGGCTTGGGCGTGAATGCGCTGGTGGAGGTGAAGACGCCCTCGCTGGACTACGGCAATGTGACGCTGGAGACCGTGGCCATTCGCGACCTGGTGTTGCGCAACCCCACGAGCGTGGACAGCTCGATGCGGCTGGAGCTGAGGGGGCCGGACGCCGACCAGTTCTCCTCCACGATGACCGGCAAGGACGTGGTGCTGAAGGCGGGCCAGGACTGGACGCTGCCCGTGGGCTTCAAGCCCAACCGGCTGGGGACCGCGTCGGCGGAGGCCCGCGTGAAGGTGTGCGACACGTGTGAGCCCGTCGTCGTCCCGCTCACGGGCATGGGCGTGGCCGCCGAGCTGGAGATCTCCCCGGTGCGCCTGGACTTTGGCCGCGTGGCCGTGAACGCCACCGCCGAGCAGAGCATCATCGTGCGCAACCAGGGCAGCGCGCCCATGTCCTATACGGGCGCCAACATCGTCTCCAACGCGGGCGGCGTCTTCCGCGTGGTGAGCACGCCGCTGCCGCAGGGCAACACGCTCAAGCCGGGCGATGCCGCGGAGATCCGCGTGGCCTTCACTCCGGCGGCGGTGGGCACCGCGCCCGAGGGCAAGGTGGAGATCCAGGTCCGCGCCTCCAACTCTTCCGCGCCCGTGCCCAAGGTGGCGCTGGCGGGCGAGGGGGGCTCTTCCTGCATCGGCGTGCAGCCCAGCCTGGTCGACTTCGGTGAAGTGGCCGAGGGCATGGCGGCCACCCGGCAGGTGCAGGTCTACAACCGGTGCCGCACCCAGGTGCTGGTGAGTGACTTGCAGATCGCCACCCAGCGCGGCGGCTACTTCTCGCTGGCCCAGGCACCGGCGAGCCTGCCCATCGATCCGGGCAAGTCCGCGCCGGTAGGCGTCACCTTCACGCCTCGGGCCGGGGCGGGGGATGGCGTGGCGCAGCTGTTCGTGACGGTGCGCCAGGGCGCCTCCACCTCCACCGAGGGCGTGGCGCTCAAGGGCTCCGGCAAGCTCTTCCCGCCGTGCCAGTACACGATGACGCCGCAGGTGCTGAACTTCGGCCGCGTGCCGGTGGGCTCGGAGGTGGCGCTCGGGGTGTCCTTGCGCAACACCGGTACTACCCCGTGCTTCCTGGCCTCCATGCAGCTTGCGGGTGGCTCGGATGCGGTCTTCAGTACGGGGCGCGTGGAGAACACCGTGGTGCTGCCCGGCATGAAGGCTTCGCTGCTGGTGCACTTCAAGCCGGACGCGGCCGCCACCTTCGGCGGGCTGGCCGAGGCCTGGGTGAATCACCCCAGCGCGGGCCACCCCACCGTGACCGTGCAAGGCGAGGGCTCCACGGGCTGCTTCGCCGTGCAGCCCACCCACGTCGAGTTCGGCCTCGCCAAGCTCACCTGCGAGCCGCGCGCCAAGGAGCTCGTCGCCTATAACCGCTGCGCTGGCCCCGTCACCGTACAGAGCATGGTGTTGGAGCGGGACACCGAGGAGATCTCCCTGTCCGAGTCGCCCCACTTCCCGCTCACGCTGGAGGCCAACCAGAGCTTCCGCATCCACGCCAAGTATGAGCCCACGGACGAGGGCGAGGATCTCGCGGCGCTGCGCTTCGATCTCGGCCAGGGTTCCGTCTACACCGCGAGCCTTGTCGGCCGGGGCGCCTCCAACGCCAACCAGGTGGACTCTTTCATCCAGGAGTCCGCTGCCAAGGTGGACGTGCTCTTCGTGGTGGATAACTCGGGCTCGATGATGGAGGAGCAGCAGAGCCTGGGCGCCAACTTCGCGGCCTTCATGAGCGCGGCCACCGCTTCCGGCGTGGACTACCACATCGGTGTCACCACCACGGGCCTGGACTCTTCCTCGGGCGGCTGGTCGTCGTGCCCCGGCGGCGCCGAAGGTGGCGAGAGCGGCCGGCTCTTCCCGGTGAACGGCTCCTCGCCGCGCATCATCACCCCGCTCACGCCGAACGCCGCGGGCGTCTTCGCCACCAATACCCACGTGGGCGTGTGCCACTGGAACGAGCAGGGCCTCGAGGCTGCCTACCGCGCCCTGTCGGATCCGCTCCTGCACAGCCTGGACGATCCGCGCACCCCGCAGACCAGCGACGGCAACGGCGGCTTCATCCGCGACGAGGCGCGCCTGGCCATCATCTTCGTCACCGACGAGGAGGACTTCTCCAGCCAGCCGGTGCCCTTCTATGAGACGTACTTCAAGGCGCTGAAGAGCAATGATCCGGGCAAGCTGAGCGTCTCCGCCATCGCAGGCCCGGTGGATCTGTCCTCCTGCTCCACCGCGAGCAGCTCCGGCACCCGCTACATCCAGCTGGCCAATGCCACCGGCGGCGTGGTGGAGAGCATCTGCACCCCGAACTGGGCCGAGTCCCTCAAGAAGCTCTCGGACACCGCGTTCGGCCCGAAGCGCTCCTTCCCGCTGTCGGATGTGCCGGCGGACACGAGCCAGATTGTCGTGAGCGTCAACGGCGTCCAGATCACCTCGGGCTGGGTCTACGACGGGGCCAGCAACTCCATCGTGTTCGACCAGGGCGCCGCGCCGCCTCCGGGCGCCTACATCGAGGTGACTTACCCCCTGGGTTGCTAG
- a CDS encoding metallophosphoesterase produces the protein MPPESLLVVGVGDIHGRFHRVEAWMDALEAARGRSVDFMVAVGDVEAFRRADDHRRKAAKRAMPAEFAEYADGTRRMKRPLYFIGGNNEDFEALHDHPEGVELAPNVHYLGRAGLRHVRGLRVGYLSGIHAPRFFEQPIKRPTSLDSAKQAGYFRTPEVEKVTGIRDVDLFLVHEWPRGIVQRARDEALPSSRPLPSYWIGNPITRRLVDTIRPRWVLCGHSHKGFAVSLGGEGHRPVTRIACLDQAARPEEAVFWLEYEGREPVRAGWGLSGEVAWKAGETWNLTRLPATPPPRVSEDAGEMEEHESP, from the coding sequence ATGCCTCCAGAATCCCTGCTTGTCGTTGGAGTAGGAGACATCCATGGGCGCTTCCACCGGGTGGAGGCGTGGATGGATGCGCTGGAAGCGGCGCGCGGTCGCTCCGTGGATTTCATGGTGGCGGTGGGGGACGTGGAGGCGTTCCGGCGGGCGGATGACCACCGGCGCAAGGCGGCCAAGCGCGCCATGCCAGCCGAGTTCGCCGAGTACGCGGACGGCACGCGGCGGATGAAGCGGCCGCTGTACTTCATTGGCGGCAACAACGAGGACTTCGAGGCACTGCACGACCACCCCGAGGGTGTCGAGCTCGCACCGAACGTGCACTACCTGGGGCGGGCGGGGCTGCGGCACGTGAGGGGGCTGCGGGTGGGCTACCTGTCGGGCATCCACGCGCCGCGCTTCTTCGAGCAGCCCATAAAGCGGCCCACGTCGCTGGATTCGGCGAAGCAGGCGGGCTACTTCCGCACGCCCGAGGTGGAGAAGGTGACGGGGATAAGGGACGTGGACCTGTTCCTGGTGCACGAGTGGCCCCGGGGCATCGTCCAGCGCGCCCGGGACGAGGCGCTGCCCTCCTCGCGGCCGCTGCCGTCCTACTGGATTGGCAACCCCATCACCCGCAGGCTGGTGGACACCATCCGGCCGAGGTGGGTGCTGTGTGGGCACTCGCACAAGGGGTTCGCCGTGTCGCTGGGCGGCGAGGGCCACCGGCCGGTGACACGCATTGCCTGCCTGGATCAGGCTGCCCGGCCGGAGGAGGCCGTGTTCTGGCTGGAGTACGAGGGCCGCGAGCCCGTGCGTGCGGGGTGGGGCCTCTCGGGCGAGGTGGCGTGGAAGGCGGGAGAGACGTGGAACCTCACGCGCCTGCCGGCCACCCCGCCTCCCCGTGTCTCCGAGGACGCAGGCGAGATGGAGGAGCACGAGTCTCCCTGA
- a CDS encoding two-component regulator propeller domain-containing protein, producing the protein MSLRGILLLGAVLGAWGHAWALDPDKALLQFPHRAWQTAEGLPQNSVLDMAQTPDGYLWSGTWEGLVRFDGVNFTVFEPANTHALPSRSVRNLELAPDGTLWIGTTEGIAGFREGTFFALAAPPDKALSSPNELLATRDGSLWVASDGHGISRVSDGKLRTWTVANGLANDTVLALVEDEQGSIWAGSEGGLQRWDGTAWTAPLPFEGQKRVTVRTMTLDSRGTLWAGTEAGIVYQLVDGVMRPVPGAGTAGAPIGLMLFDRAGTLWMGTLGRGLQRWSHGQLSELPRGHPLEGCLVSTLLEDREGNLWVGTEARGLHRLKDAPFTPYGPLEGMGSDMVLTIRQMRDGSIWFGTLGGGVTRMQSDGTMTSWTPRDGLVLDRVRTLAEDPEGNVWVGTRSGINRWRDGTFTAYGEAQGLTDVRAFYLEVDAQGTLWVGTPTGLARRTGERFEPFTPEGGLPGKDLSLLRASAAGGLWLGTRDGGLAHLLQGRSTLLAPERGPLNSKVAALHEDSNGVLWIGTDDGLFRWKEGQFRRFSVTDGLYDNRIFQLLEDGQGDLWMSSNKGISHVSKAELDAVAEGRLVHLTPRVYGAEDGMRSAECNALGAPAGWRDRSGRLWFPTIRGAVAYTPGPEAARLPPAPVLIEELRVDGRPIPPSERGSIPRGEGRVEIRYTSAGLRAPQQVRFRFRLEGADEDWVQAGTRREAWYLSLPPGSYRFLVEAEYADGGGAAPGVELMFELKPRFHQTGWFRAMGGLAVVLTVAGLVWLRLRQAGRRERQLESHVAQRTEELATVNADLQAHVQELQDARERLVHAEKLAAVGTLAAGVGHELNNPLSFVISNLHFVDSEVRALHVPPEDRERMEEVGQALAEALQGADRMSRIIQDLRTFSRAKPRQPTQVDLAPVLELAASMAGGQIRHRARLVKDYTGPLWVMGDETHLGQVFLNLLVNAAQAIPEGHADQHEIRLTARQEEAGPLRVEVSDTGTGIPPEVLPRIFDPFFTTKPVGMGTGLGLSLCHTYVKAMGGDIRVRSTPGQGTTFEVLLQPAGPPSLPEEPTTNA; encoded by the coding sequence ATGAGCCTGCGGGGGATCCTGCTGCTGGGAGCCGTGCTGGGAGCTTGGGGGCATGCCTGGGCGCTGGACCCGGACAAGGCCCTGCTCCAGTTCCCCCACCGGGCGTGGCAGACGGCGGAGGGGCTGCCGCAGAACAGCGTGCTGGACATGGCCCAGACGCCGGACGGCTACCTGTGGAGCGGCACCTGGGAGGGCTTGGTCCGCTTCGACGGGGTGAACTTCACCGTCTTCGAGCCGGCGAACACCCACGCCCTGCCCAGCCGCTCCGTGCGGAACCTGGAGCTCGCGCCGGATGGGACGCTGTGGATCGGCACCACCGAGGGCATTGCAGGCTTCCGGGAGGGCACCTTCTTCGCGTTGGCCGCTCCGCCGGACAAGGCCCTCTCCAGCCCCAACGAGCTGCTGGCCACCCGCGACGGAAGTCTGTGGGTGGCCTCGGATGGGCACGGCATCTCGCGAGTCTCCGACGGGAAGCTGCGGACGTGGACCGTGGCCAACGGGCTGGCCAACGACACGGTGCTGGCGCTTGTGGAGGACGAGCAGGGCAGCATCTGGGCGGGCAGCGAGGGAGGCCTGCAGCGATGGGATGGGACCGCATGGACGGCGCCCTTGCCCTTCGAAGGCCAGAAGCGCGTCACAGTGCGGACAATGACCCTCGACTCGCGGGGCACGCTCTGGGCCGGCACCGAGGCGGGGATCGTCTACCAGCTCGTGGACGGAGTCATGCGGCCGGTGCCGGGAGCAGGCACGGCCGGTGCTCCCATTGGCCTGATGCTCTTCGATCGGGCTGGCACACTCTGGATGGGGACGCTGGGCCGAGGGCTGCAGCGGTGGTCTCACGGCCAGCTCTCGGAGCTGCCTCGCGGGCACCCGCTGGAAGGCTGCCTGGTGAGCACGCTGCTCGAGGATCGCGAGGGCAACCTGTGGGTGGGCACGGAGGCCCGAGGGCTCCACCGCCTCAAGGACGCGCCCTTCACGCCCTACGGGCCACTGGAGGGCATGGGGAGCGACATGGTGCTGACCATCCGCCAGATGCGAGACGGCAGCATCTGGTTCGGCACCTTGGGAGGCGGCGTCACCCGCATGCAGAGCGACGGGACGATGACGTCCTGGACGCCGCGCGACGGCCTCGTCCTGGATCGCGTCCGCACGCTCGCGGAGGACCCGGAAGGCAACGTGTGGGTGGGGACGCGCAGCGGCATCAACCGCTGGCGCGACGGTACGTTCACCGCATACGGCGAGGCACAGGGACTGACGGACGTGCGCGCCTTCTACCTGGAGGTGGACGCCCAGGGCACCCTCTGGGTGGGCACGCCCACGGGACTGGCGCGCAGAACCGGGGAGCGCTTCGAGCCCTTCACGCCCGAGGGCGGGCTCCCTGGAAAGGACCTGAGCTTGCTGCGTGCCAGCGCCGCCGGAGGCCTGTGGCTGGGCACCCGGGACGGCGGGCTGGCCCACCTCCTCCAGGGGCGGAGCACCCTGCTGGCGCCCGAGCGCGGGCCCCTGAACAGCAAGGTCGCGGCGCTCCACGAGGACAGCAACGGTGTGCTGTGGATCGGCACCGATGACGGGCTCTTCCGCTGGAAGGAGGGACAGTTCCGGCGCTTCTCCGTGACGGACGGGCTCTACGACAACCGCATCTTCCAGCTCCTCGAAGACGGCCAGGGCGACCTGTGGATGAGCAGCAACAAGGGCATCTCCCACGTGTCGAAGGCGGAGCTGGACGCGGTGGCCGAGGGCCGGCTCGTGCACCTCACCCCGCGCGTCTATGGCGCGGAGGATGGGATGCGCTCGGCGGAGTGCAACGCCCTGGGTGCCCCCGCTGGGTGGCGGGATCGCAGCGGCCGGCTCTGGTTCCCCACCATCCGCGGCGCTGTCGCGTATACGCCGGGCCCCGAGGCCGCGCGGCTGCCCCCGGCTCCGGTGCTCATTGAAGAGCTGAGGGTAGACGGACGTCCCATCCCTCCGTCAGAGCGGGGCTCCATCCCCCGGGGTGAGGGCCGGGTGGAGATCCGCTACACCTCGGCGGGCCTGCGCGCACCCCAGCAGGTGCGCTTCCGCTTCCGGCTCGAGGGGGCGGACGAGGACTGGGTCCAGGCCGGCACCCGGCGCGAGGCCTGGTACCTGAGCCTGCCGCCGGGGAGCTACCGGTTCCTCGTGGAGGCGGAGTACGCGGACGGAGGTGGCGCGGCCCCGGGCGTGGAGCTGATGTTCGAGCTGAAACCTCGCTTCCACCAAACGGGGTGGTTCCGGGCGATGGGCGGGCTGGCGGTGGTGCTGACCGTGGCGGGCCTGGTGTGGCTGCGCCTGCGCCAGGCCGGCCGCCGCGAGCGCCAGCTGGAGTCCCACGTGGCCCAGCGCACCGAGGAGCTGGCCACGGTGAACGCGGATCTGCAGGCCCACGTCCAGGAGTTGCAGGACGCGCGGGAGCGGCTGGTCCACGCGGAGAAGCTGGCAGCGGTGGGCACGTTGGCCGCAGGCGTGGGCCACGAGCTGAACAACCCGCTGTCCTTCGTCATCTCCAACCTGCACTTCGTGGACTCGGAGGTGCGTGCGCTCCACGTGCCCCCGGAGGACCGCGAGCGGATGGAGGAGGTGGGGCAGGCGCTCGCCGAGGCACTGCAAGGTGCCGATCGGATGAGCCGCATCATCCAGGATCTCCGCACGTTCTCCCGAGCGAAGCCGCGGCAGCCCACGCAGGTGGATCTGGCGCCCGTGCTGGAGCTGGCGGCCTCCATGGCGGGCGGGCAGATCCGCCACCGGGCCCGGCTGGTGAAGGACTACACGGGGCCGCTCTGGGTCATGGGAGACGAGACGCATCTGGGCCAGGTGTTCCTCAACCTGCTGGTGAACGCGGCCCAGGCCATCCCCGAGGGCCACGCGGACCAGCACGAGATCCGCCTCACCGCGCGGCAGGAAGAGGCGGGCCCGCTCAGGGTGGAGGTAAGCGACACCGGCACGGGCATTCCGCCGGAGGTGCTGCCCCGCATCTTCGATCCCTTCTTCACCACCAAGCCGGTGGGGATGGGCACGGGGCTGGGGCTGTCCCTGTGCCACACCTACGTCAAGGCCATGGGCGGAGACATCCGTGTGCGCAGCACGCCCGGCCAGGGCACCACCTTCGAGGTGCTGCTGCAGCCCGCGGGCCCGCCTTCCCTTCCGGAGGAGCCCACCACGAACGCCTGA
- a CDS encoding immunoglobulin-like domain-containing protein, whose translation MINKLVGAVGTLAVLFALPAAAQSRSPWQMHNGNEVTASNPLGLVRFSCNPTQHGQNCEYDVASVPAASDPDWVSAPNPDYINFDIPSRVCSAPTTCLAYGDFTYFQTFVNIPSNVAVTTFTISFTGMDDGSRVTIYNSQHPGGLVIPGSYVYLGGSGTTNLASHVKAGELNRVVITQVDDCCSENRLRRADVVLNGEVVSTACSGSASCDDGDSCTTDICNTDGTCSHAALACVNSQVCSNNPNNLTRNSSNMSTSSACTPGSGPLLVPNGSLDMTLECGETTWTDPGAQAFNADCSDLEVHYYNSGHDAYGPGPATCAEGTYPVQYIAWDAQGRTVSAIRNVTVNDTKPPQFALKGPTHMVHQCGSQWVDPGWTAFDTCYGDITPEAHWTGFPNGWVEGVYTVQYTLTDSGGNSAAPLTRTVEVVNCPW comes from the coding sequence ATGATCAACAAGTTGGTAGGCGCGGTAGGAACTCTCGCCGTTCTCTTCGCCCTGCCCGCGGCGGCCCAGAGCCGCTCGCCGTGGCAGATGCACAATGGTAACGAGGTGACGGCCAGCAATCCGCTGGGACTCGTGCGGTTCAGCTGCAACCCCACGCAGCACGGGCAGAACTGTGAGTACGACGTGGCCAGCGTTCCGGCCGCTTCGGATCCGGACTGGGTGTCGGCGCCGAACCCGGACTATATCAACTTCGACATTCCCTCTCGGGTGTGTAGCGCGCCGACCACCTGTCTGGCGTACGGCGACTTCACCTACTTCCAGACGTTCGTGAACATCCCGTCCAACGTGGCCGTGACGACGTTCACCATCAGCTTCACCGGCATGGACGACGGCTCGCGCGTCACCATCTACAACTCCCAGCACCCGGGCGGCCTGGTGATCCCCGGCAGCTACGTGTACCTGGGCGGCAGCGGCACGACGAACCTGGCCTCGCACGTCAAGGCGGGCGAGCTCAACCGCGTGGTCATCACCCAGGTGGATGACTGCTGCTCGGAGAACCGGCTGCGCCGCGCGGACGTGGTGCTCAACGGCGAGGTGGTCTCCACCGCCTGCAGCGGCAGCGCGAGCTGCGACGATGGCGACAGCTGCACCACGGACATCTGCAACACGGACGGCACCTGCAGCCACGCGGCGCTGGCGTGCGTGAACAGCCAGGTGTGCAGCAACAACCCGAACAACCTCACCCGCAACAGCAGCAACATGAGCACCAGCTCCGCGTGCACGCCGGGCTCGGGCCCGCTGCTGGTGCCCAACGGCTCGCTGGACATGACGCTGGAGTGCGGTGAGACGACGTGGACGGATCCGGGCGCCCAGGCGTTCAACGCGGACTGCTCGGATCTCGAGGTGCACTACTACAACTCGGGCCACGACGCGTACGGCCCCGGGCCGGCCACCTGCGCCGAGGGCACCTACCCCGTGCAGTACATCGCGTGGGATGCTCAGGGCCGCACGGTCAGCGCCATCCGCAACGTGACGGTGAACGACACCAAGCCGCCGCAGTTCGCGCTCAAGGGCCCCACGCACATGGTCCACCAGTGCGGCAGCCAGTGGGTGGATCCGGGTTGGACGGCGTTCGACACCTGCTACGGCGATATCACCCCCGAGGCGCACTGGACGGGCTTCCCCAACGGCTGGGTCGAGGGCGTCTACACGGTGCAGTACACGCTGACGGACAGCGGCGGCAACAGCGCGGCCCCGCTCACCCGCACGGTGGAAGTGGTCAACTGCCCCTGGTAA
- a CDS encoding GNAT family N-acetyltransferase has product MNDWSFIDIARLVERRQALAASELARERRPLAEGWLACDGPGSYVNKACGIGYERPLTDAELDELIAFFTTRGVEPRVELSPFVLPALLNALAQRGFVLQQFANVLVRKLSEKDSYRELLPLGWPTGITVERVNPEDDAAVREYVEVAESGFLQDGEPLPPAFLELGMKAVRRPVQDAFLARQGREPIGAGGCESRDGLTALFGTSVKPAWRGRGVQQALIAARMERGREQGSQLAVIISGPGIPTERNAARLGFAMAYSRAILVKHSAGLAPSST; this is encoded by the coding sequence ATGAATGACTGGAGCTTCATCGACATCGCCCGGCTCGTGGAACGCCGGCAGGCGCTCGCCGCCTCGGAGCTGGCCCGGGAACGCCGCCCCCTGGCCGAGGGCTGGCTGGCCTGCGATGGCCCCGGCTCCTACGTGAACAAGGCCTGCGGAATCGGGTACGAGCGGCCGCTCACCGATGCGGAGCTGGATGAGCTCATCGCGTTCTTCACCACCCGAGGCGTCGAGCCGCGTGTGGAGCTGAGCCCCTTCGTCCTCCCGGCCTTGCTCAACGCGCTGGCGCAGCGCGGGTTCGTGCTCCAGCAGTTCGCCAACGTGCTGGTCCGCAAGCTCTCGGAGAAGGACTCCTACCGGGAGCTGCTGCCACTCGGCTGGCCGACAGGCATCACCGTCGAGCGCGTCAACCCCGAGGATGACGCCGCGGTCCGCGAGTACGTAGAGGTCGCCGAGAGCGGCTTCCTCCAGGACGGCGAGCCTCTGCCACCGGCGTTCCTGGAGCTGGGCATGAAGGCCGTGCGCCGGCCCGTGCAGGACGCCTTCCTGGCTCGCCAGGGACGCGAACCCATTGGCGCGGGGGGCTGCGAGTCCCGGGACGGCCTCACTGCCCTGTTCGGAACGTCCGTGAAGCCCGCGTGGCGAGGACGAGGCGTCCAGCAGGCCCTGATCGCCGCCAGGATGGAGCGGGGCCGAGAGCAAGGCAGCCAGCTTGCCGTCATCATCTCGGGGCCGGGCATTCCCACGGAGCGCAATGCAGCGCGCCTCGGCTTCGCGATGGCGTACTCCCGGGCGATCCTGGTGAAACACAGCGCGGGCCTGGCGCCCTCCTCGACCTAA
- a CDS encoding ROK family protein, whose product MRGGERQQVFAGLDLGGTKIQAVLVDVEGKVVSQCRHATPQQGGPQVIIEELFATLQEVTRMVNLEPSALAGVGVGAPGAVDPVAGVLLQAGNLPGWHGPHPLAEILSKKAKVPVFLGNDVQVAVMAEARLGAGRSYRSMLGVWWGTGVGGGIYLDGRRWTGRGAAGEIGHIVVRRGGAKCSCGRRGCMEAYAGRGAMELKARKAVARGEKTRLFELMESQGKDRLTSGVWMKALKQEDGLAERLIARAVRMLGAGIASAVNLLDVEAVIIGGGLGTRLGEPYVERIIQAMHPHLFVSQRPPDVRLSALGELSGAIGAALLSEPPAAGTSSHRSSRSVKGEV is encoded by the coding sequence ATGCGTGGTGGCGAGAGGCAGCAAGTGTTCGCGGGGCTTGATCTGGGCGGGACGAAGATCCAGGCCGTGCTGGTGGACGTGGAAGGGAAGGTCGTCAGCCAGTGCCGCCACGCCACCCCGCAGCAGGGCGGCCCACAGGTCATCATCGAGGAGCTGTTCGCCACGCTGCAGGAGGTGACGCGGATGGTGAATCTGGAGCCCTCGGCGCTCGCGGGCGTGGGGGTAGGGGCTCCCGGCGCGGTGGATCCGGTGGCGGGCGTGCTGCTGCAGGCGGGCAACCTCCCCGGCTGGCACGGGCCTCATCCCCTGGCCGAGATCTTGTCGAAGAAGGCGAAGGTGCCGGTGTTCCTCGGCAACGACGTGCAGGTGGCGGTGATGGCCGAGGCGCGCTTGGGAGCTGGGCGCTCGTACCGTTCGATGCTCGGGGTGTGGTGGGGGACGGGCGTGGGCGGAGGCATCTACCTGGACGGCCGGCGCTGGACGGGGCGCGGGGCGGCGGGGGAGATCGGCCACATTGTCGTGCGGCGGGGCGGCGCGAAGTGCTCGTGCGGGCGGCGCGGGTGCATGGAGGCCTACGCAGGCCGGGGCGCTATGGAGCTCAAGGCTCGCAAGGCCGTGGCGCGCGGGGAGAAGACGCGGCTGTTCGAGCTCATGGAGTCGCAGGGCAAGGACCGGCTCACCAGCGGCGTCTGGATGAAGGCGCTGAAGCAGGAGGATGGCCTGGCCGAGCGGCTGATCGCCCGTGCCGTGCGGATGCTGGGGGCCGGCATCGCGTCGGCGGTAAATCTGCTGGATGTGGAGGCGGTGATCATCGGCGGCGGGCTGGGCACGCGGCTGGGCGAGCCGTACGTGGAGCGCATCATCCAGGCCATGCACCCACACCTCTTCGTGTCCCAGCGGCCTCCGGACGTGCGCCTGTCGGCCCTGGGCGAGCTGTCCGGGGCCATTGGCGCGGCACTGCTCTCCGAGCCTCCGGCGGCGGGGACTTCTTCGCACCGGAGCTCCCGGTCCGTGAAGGGTGAGGTCTGA